A DNA window from Mycolicibacter terrae contains the following coding sequences:
- a CDS encoding antibiotic biosynthesis monooxygenase family protein yields MIVEHGVLPIRPGREAEFEAAFATARPLISAQPGFLGISMSRSIESPSLYLLLVQWETVEAHTEGFRKSPEFAQWRQLLHEFYESPPMIEHFVAID; encoded by the coding sequence GTGATTGTCGAGCATGGAGTGCTGCCCATTCGTCCCGGTCGGGAAGCCGAATTCGAAGCGGCGTTCGCCACGGCGCGGCCGCTGATCTCGGCCCAGCCGGGCTTTCTGGGGATTTCGATGTCCCGGTCGATCGAGTCGCCGAGCCTTTATCTGCTGCTGGTGCAGTGGGAGACTGTAGAGGCGCACACCGAGGGCTTCCGGAAGTCGCCGGAGTTCGCGCAGTGGCGCCAGTTGCTCCACGAGTTCTACGAGTCCCCGCCGATGATCGAGCACTTCGTCGCTATCGACTAG
- a CDS encoding nitroreductase family deazaflavin-dependent oxidoreductase: MPMDAKKVLEFNARNIAEFRSSGGKLGGPFEGAPVLLLTTTGAKSGQPRTSPMMYLPEGDRIIVFASNDGKDNHPGWYHNLRANPSATVEIGTETFPVTATEITGAEHDRLYEIQAQRYPGFATYRERTDRVIPVIELTRSAS; the protein is encoded by the coding sequence ATGCCCATGGACGCAAAGAAGGTCCTGGAATTCAATGCCCGCAACATCGCGGAGTTCCGCAGCAGCGGTGGCAAACTGGGCGGCCCGTTCGAAGGTGCCCCGGTCCTGCTGCTGACCACCACCGGGGCCAAATCCGGCCAGCCCCGTACCAGCCCGATGATGTATCTGCCCGAGGGCGACCGGATCATCGTGTTCGCCTCCAACGACGGCAAGGACAACCATCCCGGCTGGTATCACAACCTGCGGGCGAACCCGTCGGCCACGGTCGAGATCGGCACCGAGACTTTTCCGGTCACGGCCACGGAGATCACCGGCGCCGAACACGACCGGCTCTACGAGATCCAAGCGCAGCGCTACCCGGGGTTCGCCACCTACCGGGAACGCACCGACCGGGTCATCCCGGTCATCGAACTGACCAGAAGCGCGTCGTAA
- the cbiB gene encoding adenosylcobinamide-phosphate synthase CbiB: MAARALGLLLGYAADRIWGDPRRWHPVAGFARCAMALEQRLYRDSRASGAAQVLLLVAGATGLAYAAERSSRNPLARTVLTALVTWAVLGGRSLEREAHAVHGLLNAGDLDRARVRVRHLVGRDTAGLDPDEIARAVVESVAENSSDAVVASFVWGAAAGVPGLVAHRAVNTLDAMIGHRNARYRRFGWAAARLDDLLGLPAARLSGALAAIAGPDSVGAVRAWHRDARLHPSPNAGVVEAAFAGALGLQLGGVNSYGNRREDRARMGRGRTPTVADIPAAVQLARRVGAGAAAAATLWCLAREMGASNLDALGRSSSPAAAQ; encoded by the coding sequence ATGGCTGCCCGGGCGCTCGGGCTGCTGCTCGGTTACGCCGCAGACCGCATCTGGGGTGACCCGCGCCGGTGGCATCCGGTCGCCGGGTTCGCGCGGTGCGCAATGGCGTTGGAGCAGCGGCTTTATCGCGACAGCCGCGCCAGTGGCGCCGCCCAGGTTCTGCTGCTGGTGGCCGGGGCGACCGGTCTGGCCTACGCCGCCGAACGCTCGTCCCGAAACCCGTTGGCGCGTACGGTGCTGACTGCATTGGTTACGTGGGCGGTGCTCGGCGGCCGCTCCCTGGAGCGTGAGGCCCACGCCGTGCATGGCTTACTGAACGCCGGAGACCTCGACCGGGCCCGTGTCCGGGTACGGCACCTCGTCGGCCGTGACACCGCCGGCCTGGACCCGGACGAGATCGCCCGCGCGGTGGTCGAATCCGTCGCGGAGAACAGTTCCGATGCGGTAGTGGCCTCCTTCGTCTGGGGTGCGGCGGCCGGAGTTCCGGGACTGGTGGCGCACCGCGCGGTCAACACCCTGGACGCGATGATCGGCCACCGCAACGCCCGCTACCGCCGCTTCGGCTGGGCGGCGGCCCGGCTCGATGATCTGCTGGGATTGCCGGCCGCCCGGTTGAGTGGTGCGCTGGCCGCCATTGCAGGCCCGGATTCCGTTGGCGCGGTGCGTGCGTGGCACCGCGATGCCCGCCTCCATCCCAGCCCCAACGCCGGGGTGGTCGAGGCCGCCTTCGCCGGGGCACTGGGCCTGCAACTCGGAGGTGTCAACAGCTACGGCAACCGTCGCGAGGACCGGGCACGGATGGGGCGCGGGCGGACGCCGACCGTCGCCGACATTCCGGCGGCGGTGCAGCTGGCCCGACGGGTCGGCGCCGGGGCGGCGGCCGCCGCGACCCTGTGGTGTCTGGCGCGCGAGATGGGGGCGTCGAACCTCGATGCCCTGGGCCGCAGCTCGAGCCCGGCGGCGGCTCAGTGA
- a CDS encoding cobyrinate a,c-diamide synthase encodes MGISLPRLVVAAPASGHGKTTVAVGLMAALTARGLHVSGHKVGPDYIDPGYHALATGRPARNLDPYLVGPDRIVPLLLHGAAGADIAVIEGVMGLFDGRLGSDGEASTAHVAALTASPVLLVVDVSHASRTHAAVVAGLAGFDPAVHIAGVVLNKAGSARHADDVVAALRPTGIPVLGVLPRDADVATPSRHLGLVPAAERDESGPALQRLSRLIEQHVDLDTVSALARQAPDVAGQAWDPGAEVHAASSARPVVAVAGGRAFTFGYTETFELLRAAGCEVTRFDPLTDSCLPAGTAGIYLGGGFPEVYAAELAGNTALLGALRAAITAGVPTVAECGGLAWLCRTVDEVPGVGTLPADAAMSPRLTLGYRTATAPADNLLARAGDRVTGHEFHRTQVTFAGPVAAAWQLPDGPEGVGGPNLHASYLHTHWAGHPRLAQRFADAVHAFTGPDLHHHGDAEARSGLVDFAVNVYAGPRPDWLDTALHASLDDAAGYPDASAARDALAARHGLGADEVLPTAGASEAFDLVARLRRWRRPVVVHPQYTGPHAALVAAGHTVCAVLCGADDGFALCPDAVPDDADLVVVGNPTNPTGVLHPAEALRRLLRPGRVVLVDEAFIDAIPGAPQSLTGERHPGLLVSRSLTKHWSIPGVRAGYLLGDPGLIADAARLQIPWSVSAPALAAMVACSDARALAESERRARQLALWRDELGAALDARGVPFVAGAAPYVLARVGHGAHAALRDSGIAVRRADTFPGLDSTWVRIAARPRALTDLLLNALDGVRV; translated from the coding sequence GTGGGCATTTCCCTGCCCCGTCTGGTGGTGGCCGCGCCCGCATCCGGGCACGGCAAGACCACCGTGGCGGTCGGGCTCATGGCGGCGCTGACCGCGCGCGGCCTGCATGTCAGCGGGCACAAGGTGGGCCCGGACTACATCGATCCGGGCTATCACGCGCTGGCGACCGGCCGCCCGGCCCGCAACCTGGATCCGTACCTGGTCGGCCCCGACCGAATCGTGCCGCTGCTGCTGCACGGTGCCGCCGGGGCGGATATCGCCGTGATCGAAGGCGTGATGGGGCTTTTCGACGGCCGGCTCGGTTCCGACGGTGAGGCCTCCACCGCGCACGTCGCGGCGCTGACGGCGAGCCCGGTGCTGCTGGTCGTCGACGTCTCGCATGCCTCCCGGACCCACGCGGCGGTGGTGGCGGGACTGGCCGGCTTCGACCCGGCGGTGCACATCGCCGGGGTGGTGCTCAACAAGGCCGGCAGCGCCCGGCACGCCGACGATGTCGTCGCCGCGTTGCGCCCCACCGGCATTCCGGTGCTGGGGGTGCTGCCACGCGATGCGGACGTCGCCACGCCGTCGCGGCACCTCGGGCTGGTGCCGGCCGCCGAACGCGACGAATCCGGTCCCGCGCTGCAGCGGCTGTCCCGGCTGATCGAGCAGCATGTGGACCTCGACACGGTATCGGCCCTGGCACGACAGGCACCGGATGTGGCAGGCCAGGCCTGGGATCCGGGTGCCGAGGTGCACGCTGCATCCTCGGCACGGCCCGTGGTGGCCGTCGCCGGCGGGCGGGCATTCACATTCGGCTACACCGAGACGTTCGAGCTCTTGCGTGCCGCGGGTTGCGAGGTGACCCGCTTCGACCCGCTCACCGACTCGTGCTTGCCGGCCGGGACCGCCGGGATCTATCTGGGCGGCGGATTCCCCGAGGTGTACGCCGCCGAGTTGGCCGGCAACACCGCGCTGCTCGGGGCGCTGCGGGCGGCGATCACCGCGGGGGTGCCGACGGTCGCCGAATGCGGCGGGCTGGCCTGGCTGTGCCGCACGGTCGATGAGGTCCCGGGGGTCGGGACGCTGCCCGCCGATGCGGCGATGTCGCCGCGGCTGACCCTGGGCTACCGCACCGCCACCGCGCCGGCGGACAACCTGCTGGCCCGAGCCGGCGACCGGGTGACCGGGCATGAATTCCACCGCACCCAAGTCACTTTCGCCGGCCCCGTGGCGGCGGCTTGGCAGTTGCCGGATGGCCCGGAGGGCGTCGGCGGACCCAACCTGCACGCGTCCTACCTGCACACCCATTGGGCCGGGCATCCGCGGCTGGCCCAGCGCTTCGCCGACGCGGTGCATGCGTTCACCGGCCCGGACCTGCATCATCACGGTGATGCCGAGGCCCGATCGGGGCTGGTGGATTTCGCGGTGAACGTCTACGCCGGTCCGCGGCCGGACTGGCTCGATACGGCGTTGCACGCATCCCTCGACGACGCCGCCGGCTACCCCGACGCGTCCGCCGCCCGCGATGCCCTGGCGGCCCGCCATGGCCTCGGCGCCGACGAGGTGCTGCCGACCGCGGGCGCATCCGAGGCCTTCGATCTGGTGGCCCGGTTGCGCCGGTGGCGACGGCCGGTGGTGGTGCACCCGCAGTACACCGGGCCACACGCCGCACTGGTCGCCGCCGGCCACACCGTTTGCGCTGTGCTCTGCGGTGCCGACGACGGTTTCGCCCTGTGCCCTGACGCGGTGCCCGATGACGCCGATCTCGTCGTCGTCGGCAACCCCACCAACCCCACCGGCGTCTTGCACCCTGCCGAGGCGCTGCGCCGTTTGCTGCGGCCGGGGCGGGTGGTGCTGGTCGACGAGGCGTTCATCGACGCCATCCCCGGTGCGCCGCAATCCCTTACCGGAGAACGCCATCCGGGGCTGCTGGTGAGCCGCAGCCTGACCAAGCACTGGTCGATTCCCGGGGTGCGGGCCGGGTATCTGCTCGGCGACCCCGGGCTGATCGCCGACGCCGCTCGGCTGCAGATCCCCTGGTCGGTATCGGCGCCGGCGCTGGCCGCCATGGTGGCGTGCTCGGATGCACGTGCCCTGGCCGAAAGCGAGCGCCGGGCACGGCAATTGGCGCTGTGGCGAGATGAGCTGGGCGCGGCGCTGGACGCTCGCGGAGTGCCATTCGTTGCCGGCGCCGCGCCCTATGTGCTGGCGCGGGTCGGCCACGGGGCGCATGCGGCGTTACGCGACAGCGGTATTGCGGTGCGGCGCGCCGATACCTTCCCCGGCCTGGACAGCACCTGGGTGCGGATCGCGGCCCGTCCCCGCGCGTTGACCGATCTGCTGCTGAACGCCCTCGACGGGGTCCGCGTCTGA